A DNA window from bacterium contains the following coding sequences:
- a CDS encoding cobalamin-dependent protein (Presence of a B(12) (cobalamin)-binding domain implies dependence on cobalamin itself, in one of its several forms, or in some unusual lineages, dependence on a cobalamin-like analog.), with protein sequence MKRPRILLAKPGLDGHDRGVKVIAMALRDAGAEVIFLGLRQSPEQIITAAIEESADVIGISVLSGAHLALGRQLVEERGKAGIAGVPIVIGGTIPEADADALRGIGISRVFPVGSPLDEVVNGMFREASAGVAP encoded by the coding sequence GTGAAAAGGCCCCGGATCCTCCTGGCCAAGCCCGGTCTCGACGGCCACGACCGCGGCGTGAAGGTCATCGCGATGGCCCTCCGGGATGCCGGCGCCGAAGTGATCTTTCTCGGCCTCAGGCAATCACCGGAGCAGATCATCACCGCGGCGATCGAGGAGAGCGCCGACGTGATCGGCATTTCGGTGCTGTCCGGAGCCCACCTCGCCCTGGGCCGCCAACTGGTGGAGGAACGAGGCAAGGCCGGAATCGCTGGCGTTCCGATCGTCATCGGCGGGACCATTCCCGAAGCGGACGCCGACGCGCTGCGGGGGATCGGGATCTCCCGAGTGTTCCCGGTCGGATCCCCCCTGGATGAGGTGGTGAACGGGATGTTCCGTGAGGCCTCCGCCGGCGTCGCGCCATGA
- a CDS encoding aldehyde dehydrogenase family protein, with protein MTVIERPSLDFLTRPKRLFIGGEWVDGVDTFETTDPATGEVLAEIPVAGPDQVDQAVEAAAHAFENGWRDMAPTERQRLIWGLGDLLDEHKDEFAVLEVLDNGKPLWEAELVDIALSIEILRYYAGWATKIHGDLLPNSIPGLVSIRKREPIGVVAAIAPWNFPLLEIIYKLGPALAAGCTVVGKPATWTPLTTLRFAELVNEAGIPPGVINIVTGPGPEVGGALVSHPGIDKVAFTGQTSTGQEILRQAIPSLKRVSLELGGKNPNVVFADAHREAAMAGAFGGAFFNQGQACVAGSRLFVEDSIADEFAEELTEKAKGVRLGQGLNPDSQMGPLVSASHRETVRGFVTVAGDEGADVVAGGRDANVEGLEGGYFLEPTVIDRVTNDMTVAQEEIFGPVVSILRFSDWDELISLANDVSYGLAAGVWTSDVNKALKFANAVRAGTVWINTYGMFDVAVPFGGQKMSGFGGRELGEEALDAYLQPKSIWIDTEAVIPTQGQGISR; from the coding sequence ATGACCGTGATAGAACGCCCCAGCCTCGACTTCCTGACCCGACCCAAGCGCCTCTTCATCGGCGGCGAATGGGTGGACGGAGTCGATACTTTCGAGACGACCGACCCCGCCACCGGCGAAGTACTGGCCGAGATACCGGTCGCCGGCCCGGACCAGGTCGACCAGGCCGTGGAGGCGGCGGCGCATGCCTTCGAGAACGGTTGGCGCGACATGGCGCCCACGGAGCGCCAGCGGCTCATCTGGGGTCTGGGCGACCTGCTGGACGAGCACAAGGACGAGTTCGCCGTGCTCGAGGTTCTCGACAACGGAAAGCCCCTGTGGGAGGCGGAGTTGGTCGACATCGCCCTGTCGATCGAGATCCTCCGCTACTACGCGGGTTGGGCCACCAAGATCCACGGTGACCTGCTCCCGAACAGCATTCCCGGGTTGGTCAGCATTCGCAAGCGGGAGCCGATCGGCGTCGTGGCGGCCATAGCACCCTGGAACTTCCCGCTGCTCGAGATCATCTACAAGCTCGGACCGGCGCTGGCAGCCGGCTGCACCGTCGTCGGGAAACCTGCCACCTGGACGCCGCTCACCACACTGCGCTTCGCGGAACTGGTGAACGAGGCCGGGATCCCGCCGGGAGTGATCAACATCGTGACCGGTCCCGGTCCCGAGGTCGGAGGAGCGCTCGTGTCCCATCCGGGGATCGACAAGGTGGCCTTCACCGGTCAGACCAGTACCGGCCAGGAGATCCTCAGGCAGGCCATTCCCTCCCTCAAACGTGTTTCGCTGGAGCTGGGTGGGAAGAACCCCAACGTGGTCTTCGCGGACGCCCACCGGGAAGCCGCCATGGCGGGCGCGTTCGGAGGAGCGTTCTTCAACCAGGGCCAGGCCTGCGTGGCCGGATCCCGGCTGTTCGTGGAGGACTCGATCGCCGACGAGTTCGCCGAGGAACTGACCGAGAAGGCCAAGGGCGTGCGCCTCGGCCAGGGTCTGAACCCCGACTCCCAGATGGGCCCGCTGGTCTCGGCGTCCCACCGGGAGACGGTGAGAGGATTCGTCACCGTCGCCGGCGACGAAGGCGCCGACGTCGTGGCGGGCGGGCGGGACGCCAACGTGGAGGGTCTAGAGGGCGGGTACTTCCTGGAGCCGACGGTGATCGACCGGGTGACCAACGACATGACAGTGGCCCAGGAGGAGATCTTCGGACCCGTGGTGTCGATCCTGCGGTTCTCCGATTGGGACGAACTCATCTCGCTGGCCAACGACGTAAGCTATGGACTCGCGGCCGGGGTGTGGACATCCGACGTCAACAAGGCGCTGAAGTTCGCAAACGCGGTGCGCGCCGGCACGGTGTGGATCAACACCTACGGCATGTTCGACGTCGCCGTTCCGTTCGGCGGCCAGAAGATGTCGGGCTTCGGGGGACGTGAACTGGGCGAGGAGGCGCTGGACGCGTACCTCCAGCCCAAGTCGATCTGGATAGACACGGAGGCGGTGATCCCGACCCAGGGACAGGGCATCTCGCGCTGA
- a CDS encoding sulfurtransferase, with the protein MEKLVQPGWLEENRSASDLRILDCSVVFERPGGVLNIESGRPRWDREHIPGSVHVDLMTELADQTAEALFMMPSTDQFVSVMESVGVGEGTRVVLYDFDINMWATRVWWMLHSMGFDEAGVLDGGLRRWKSEGRRVTSDPAPRHPRAAFTVRPRPGTFVGKEEVLAAIEDEDVAIVDALPAAHYNGTIQFYQRRGHIPTAVNVPAGSLVDHDTHAYAGIDELRSRAAPALETGSSRKIAYCGGGISAASTAFALSLLGVEQVSIYDASMGEWANDPSLPLEDPSSG; encoded by the coding sequence GTGGAGAAGCTCGTACAACCAGGCTGGCTAGAAGAGAACAGGTCGGCCTCCGATCTACGCATCCTCGACTGCTCGGTGGTCTTCGAGAGGCCGGGCGGCGTGCTCAACATCGAGAGCGGCAGGCCCAGATGGGATCGGGAGCACATACCGGGAAGTGTCCATGTCGATCTCATGACCGAACTGGCCGACCAGACCGCGGAAGCCCTGTTCATGATGCCGTCCACCGATCAGTTCGTGTCCGTCATGGAGTCGGTCGGCGTCGGCGAGGGAACGAGGGTCGTCCTGTACGACTTCGACATCAACATGTGGGCCACCAGGGTGTGGTGGATGCTCCACTCCATGGGCTTCGACGAGGCCGGGGTCCTCGATGGCGGGCTTAGGCGCTGGAAGTCGGAGGGCCGGCGTGTAACCAGTGATCCTGCGCCGCGGCATCCGAGGGCCGCATTCACTGTCCGGCCCCGACCGGGCACTTTCGTCGGAAAGGAGGAGGTGCTCGCTGCTATCGAGGACGAAGACGTCGCCATAGTCGACGCCCTGCCGGCGGCCCACTACAACGGAACGATTCAGTTCTACCAGCGTCGCGGCCACATCCCGACCGCCGTCAACGTACCGGCCGGTTCCCTCGTCGATCACGACACCCACGCCTATGCAGGCATCGACGAACTGCGAAGCCGGGCCGCCCCCGCACTCGAGACCGGGTCCAGCCGGAAGATCGCCTACTGCGGAGGCGGCATCTCCGCCGCCAGCACGGCCTTCGCTCTTTCCCTCCTCGGTGTCGAGCAGGTTTCGATCTACGACGCCTCGATGGGCGAGTGGGCGAATGACCCTTCCTTGCCACTCGAAGACCCGTCGTCCGGATGA
- a CDS encoding OsmC family protein, producing the protein MTTKTEQQLNDVDLQAVGALVAAVADDPEQGQTEWQATVNWTGAFRSEVSIRDFDPIPSDEPAGLGGTDTAPNPAEQVLGALGNCLAVGYAANATAAGVEINDLKIEVSGDLDLHTFLGLKPGHAGYGGLSVKVHLDSDATEEQLAALHDKVVNSSPVGHTLSNPVPLNIELA; encoded by the coding sequence ATGACTACCAAGACCGAACAGCAACTCAACGACGTAGACCTGCAGGCGGTCGGCGCCCTGGTCGCCGCCGTGGCGGACGACCCGGAGCAGGGCCAGACCGAATGGCAGGCCACCGTGAACTGGACGGGCGCCTTCCGCTCAGAGGTCTCGATCCGGGACTTTGACCCGATCCCCTCCGACGAGCCGGCCGGACTCGGCGGCACCGACACCGCCCCCAATCCGGCGGAGCAGGTGCTCGGAGCGCTCGGCAATTGCTTGGCGGTCGGATACGCCGCCAACGCTACGGCGGCCGGAGTGGAGATCAACGACCTCAAGATCGAAGTCAGCGGCGATCTGGACCTGCATACCTTCCTGGGTCTGAAGCCCGGCCACGCCGGCTACGGAGGCCTGTCGGTGAAGGTCCACCTGGACTCCGATGCCACGGAGGAGCAGCTTGCCGCCCTCCACGACAAGGTCGTCAACAGCTCCCCGGTCGGACACACGCTGAGTAACCCGGTACCGCTGAACATAGAACTGGCCTGA
- a CDS encoding M20/M25/M40 family metallo-hydrolase: MGADAIARTAIKSVDLDLAVELCREVSRIPSVLGEEGPLAAFIAGTLGDLGFEKVKLQPVLANRPNAIGELSFGPGRRVVLTGHLDTKPVSHGWTVAEPYSGDFVNDRVYGHGIMDMKGALACQIAALAGLRKAGLPLSGTAAFAAVSDHMGDQRGSIAYFEAHPADLCVLGELSESTICLGHRGRYYFDIHVYGRSAHTCHKYDAVNANYLAALAVIELDASRLEPQLEPWVAEMFGSETFMSPGRIYGGLPPGGPSMIPDECVIRVDCRPQPGVSKATVRAEIDRALAAAAERDPRFRAEVVLADEKPGHLVDRESDVVTLMMEAVRAARPGQEPSLRVEGWLGDTSSFGPLVETVIFGPGGEPVYAADENLSVPDIHDAAKVYAAFAALALSA, encoded by the coding sequence GTGGGCGCTGACGCGATAGCGCGGACGGCGATCAAATCAGTGGACCTCGATCTGGCCGTCGAGCTCTGCCGGGAGGTGTCGCGCATCCCGAGCGTCCTGGGCGAGGAGGGACCCCTGGCGGCGTTCATCGCCGGCACGCTCGGGGATCTCGGGTTCGAGAAGGTGAAACTCCAGCCCGTCCTGGCCAACCGGCCCAACGCGATCGGGGAGCTCTCGTTCGGTCCGGGCCGGAGGGTGGTGCTCACCGGCCACCTCGACACCAAGCCGGTCTCGCATGGCTGGACGGTTGCCGAACCGTACTCGGGCGACTTCGTCAACGACCGCGTGTACGGCCACGGGATCATGGACATGAAGGGGGCCCTGGCCTGCCAGATCGCGGCGCTGGCAGGACTCAGGAAGGCCGGCCTCCCGCTCTCCGGGACAGCCGCCTTCGCGGCGGTGTCGGACCACATGGGGGACCAGCGGGGGTCGATCGCATACTTCGAGGCCCACCCGGCCGACCTGTGCGTTCTGGGAGAGTTGAGCGAGAGCACTATCTGCCTGGGCCATCGGGGCCGGTACTACTTCGACATCCATGTCTACGGACGCTCCGCCCACACCTGCCACAAGTACGACGCCGTGAACGCCAACTACCTGGCCGCGCTGGCGGTCATCGAGTTGGACGCCTCCCGGCTGGAGCCTCAACTGGAGCCCTGGGTGGCGGAGATGTTCGGCAGCGAGACGTTCATGTCCCCCGGCCGGATCTACGGCGGGTTACCCCCGGGCGGCCCGTCCATGATCCCCGACGAGTGCGTGATCCGGGTCGACTGCCGGCCCCAGCCGGGTGTCAGCAAGGCGACAGTCCGGGCCGAGATCGACCGTGCCCTGGCCGCAGCGGCGGAAAGGGACCCCCGGTTCAGAGCCGAGGTGGTGCTCGCCGACGAGAAGCCCGGCCATCTCGTGGATCGGGAGTCCGATGTGGTGACCCTGATGATGGAGGCTGTCCGGGCGGCGCGGCCGGGACAGGAGCCGTCGCTGCGGGTCGAGGGCTGGCTGGGCGACACCTCCAGCTTCGGGCCGCTGGTCGAGACGGTGATCTTCGGTCCGGGTGGGGAACCCGTCTACGCGGCCGACGAGAACCTCTCCGTCCCCGACATACACGACGCCGCCAAGGTTTACGCCGCGTTCGCAGCATTGGCTCTCTCGGCATGA
- a CDS encoding alcohol dehydrogenase catalytic domain-containing protein, with protein sequence MKAAQVHEDLSLNVNDVERRSPGPGEALVRLHAAGVCATDLHVLEGMIQPDEYPMTVGHEAAGVVVEVGYGSTVSVGDRVAVYNKIFCGACEQCLVGRQNICDNEPGQFGFNLDGGYAEYITAPARNLVALPDNVDFGTASVLACAGMTAVHAAHLSNMSVGETAVVNGIGGVGSMVLQVAVLAGARVLAVADTEDKLEMAKSYGASGGVVVPDAAGYEDLPDRIRELTGGRGTDLFFELVGTTKTMLAGLRSLAKHGRFVSTGYTGESLEVHPIEFILPETVWVSTVAATVRDLADAIRLAAGGHISVPVAATYPLDGAGEALENLRQRRVLGRQILTLA encoded by the coding sequence ATGAAGGCCGCGCAGGTTCACGAAGACCTGAGCCTGAACGTGAACGATGTGGAGAGACGATCTCCGGGACCCGGCGAGGCCTTGGTCCGGCTCCATGCGGCGGGGGTGTGCGCCACCGATCTGCATGTTCTCGAAGGGATGATCCAGCCTGACGAGTACCCGATGACCGTGGGACATGAGGCGGCCGGAGTCGTGGTCGAGGTCGGCTACGGATCGACCGTGTCGGTCGGCGACCGGGTGGCTGTCTACAACAAGATCTTCTGCGGCGCGTGCGAGCAGTGCCTGGTCGGTCGCCAGAACATCTGCGACAACGAGCCCGGGCAGTTCGGCTTCAACCTGGACGGAGGGTATGCGGAGTACATCACCGCTCCGGCCCGCAACCTGGTGGCGCTTCCCGACAACGTGGACTTCGGAACCGCCTCCGTCCTGGCATGTGCCGGTATGACCGCGGTCCACGCCGCCCATCTCTCGAACATGAGCGTCGGTGAGACGGCCGTGGTGAACGGTATCGGCGGGGTCGGCTCGATGGTCCTCCAGGTCGCCGTCCTGGCCGGCGCCCGGGTCCTCGCCGTCGCCGATACCGAGGACAAGCTGGAGATGGCCAAGTCGTACGGCGCCTCCGGAGGGGTCGTAGTGCCGGACGCCGCGGGCTACGAAGACCTGCCCGACCGGATCCGTGAGTTGACGGGAGGCCGTGGCACCGACCTCTTCTTCGAGCTGGTCGGAACGACCAAGACCATGCTGGCCGGCCTCCGCTCCCTGGCCAAGCACGGTCGGTTCGTTTCCACCGGGTACACCGGCGAGTCGCTGGAGGTACATCCGATCGAGTTCATCCTGCCCGAGACCGTCTGGGTCTCAACCGTCGCCGCCACGGTCCGCGACCTGGCCGACGCCATCCGCCTGGCCGCGGGCGGGCACATCTCGGTACCGGTTGCCGCCACCTACCCGCTCGACGGAGCGGGCGAAGCACTGGAGAACCTGAGGCAACGGCGGGTGCTCGGCCGCCAGATCCTCACCCTGGCCTGA